In Micromonospora cremea, the genomic window GGCCCTCTTCGGCATGGTCGAGTGGTTGGCCCGGCGGGAGGGCTCCCGGATCCCCACCCTGGGCGAGGTCTGCGCGTACGTGATGCGCTACGAGGTCGGCCCGG contains:
- a CDS encoding DUF6186 family protein gives rise to the protein MRVLAIGGFLTALALFGMVEWLARREGSRIPTLGEVCAYVMRYEVGPVPVGRIGLFGFWWWLGWHFLAR